In Myxococcus guangdongensis, a single genomic region encodes these proteins:
- a CDS encoding endonuclease V, which produces MTMLACVDVDYREALTVAACVLFRDWVDGVEAGHHVDRGPRAAEYEPGQFYRRELPHLLRVLALVTEPLEAIVVDGYVWLGQDKPGLGAHLYEALGRAVPVIGVAKTSFHSSDVALPVLRGQSQRPLFVSAVGLSTTATAESIQRMHGPSRLPTLLGRVDRLCRES; this is translated from the coding sequence ATGACGATGCTCGCCTGCGTGGATGTGGACTACCGCGAAGCGCTCACCGTGGCCGCGTGCGTCCTGTTTCGCGATTGGGTGGACGGCGTGGAGGCCGGGCACCACGTGGACCGGGGACCTCGCGCGGCGGAGTACGAGCCCGGCCAGTTCTACCGCCGTGAGCTGCCCCACCTCTTGCGCGTGCTCGCCCTGGTGACGGAGCCGCTGGAGGCCATCGTCGTCGACGGCTACGTCTGGCTCGGCCAGGACAAGCCGGGCCTGGGAGCCCACCTGTACGAGGCGCTGGGGCGCGCCGTCCCCGTCATCGGCGTGGCCAAGACGTCCTTCCACTCCAGCGACGTCGCCCTGCCGGTGCTGCGGGGCCAGAGCCAGCGCCCGCTGTTCGTCAGCGCGGTGGGCCTGAGCACCACCGCCACCGCCGAGTCCATCCAGCGCATGCACGGCCCCTCGCGCCTGCCCACCCTGCTGGGCCGCGTGGACCGGCTGTGCCGCGAGTCGTGA
- a CDS encoding beta-propeller domain-containing protein has product MTGLLLVLVISACPQERRALTRAEVESITFTRLERFGSEAELDAHLAQVEAIRSSLATGGGPVIGCGGEPANGEPSPQTPGESEPSITHNQEAGVDEGDIVKAVGDWFVVLRRGRLFTVRQGAGALEPVAQVDAHAPGFTRGSWYDEMLVYGRRIVVVGYSDLVGATELGLFRLDDAGGLTHEATHFISSSDYYSSRNYASRLVGGTLVFYLPYPLTTGMVSLPSTRAWVRGNETTAWRPILSRLEVFKPVQTTLTPMLHTVVRCDLDAAEFTCTARALMAPASRTFYVSRDAVYLWVSPGFEWWTVEGETRRTPRDSVVYRLPLEGGEPGALRARGAPIDPFSFRQNEDGHLDALLVATGQGDSMWGPELTRGDGRFALLRAPVAAFDTELRGLRAEHFTVLPGPVTGSLHNRFVGNHVLWGSGDATTQDSSRGERAVWVTDVRVPSDVHRLALEHSVTRLEPLGSTGALVAGQDLLGLRLSTLSLTEGGPVRSDSLSRPGASQGETRSHGFFFKPDGTGGGVMGLPVRMQGGSWSHLRYGSAEVSFLRVDADLRLSSLGTLVASTEARDDRCSKSCTDWYGNARPIFYRDRVFALMGYEFVEARVTQSAVEEAARVSYLQPVR; this is encoded by the coding sequence GTGACGGGGTTGCTCCTCGTCCTCGTCATCTCGGCGTGTCCCCAGGAGCGTCGCGCCCTCACGCGCGCGGAGGTGGAGTCCATCACCTTCACGCGGCTGGAGCGCTTCGGCTCGGAGGCGGAGCTCGACGCGCACCTGGCTCAGGTGGAGGCGATTCGCTCGAGCCTGGCCACGGGCGGCGGCCCCGTCATCGGCTGCGGGGGTGAGCCCGCGAACGGAGAGCCGTCACCGCAGACCCCGGGAGAGTCGGAGCCCTCCATCACCCACAACCAGGAGGCCGGCGTCGACGAGGGCGACATCGTCAAGGCGGTGGGGGACTGGTTCGTGGTGCTGCGCCGGGGGCGGCTCTTCACGGTGCGCCAGGGAGCGGGCGCGCTGGAGCCGGTGGCGCAGGTGGACGCGCACGCACCGGGCTTCACCCGCGGCTCCTGGTACGACGAGATGCTGGTGTACGGACGGCGCATCGTCGTCGTGGGCTACAGCGACCTGGTGGGCGCGACCGAGCTGGGCCTGTTCCGCCTGGACGACGCGGGCGGGCTGACGCACGAGGCCACGCACTTCATCAGCTCGAGCGACTACTACTCCAGCCGCAACTACGCGAGCCGACTGGTGGGCGGCACGTTGGTGTTCTACCTGCCCTATCCGCTCACGACAGGCATGGTTTCGCTGCCGTCCACGCGCGCGTGGGTGCGTGGCAACGAGACGACGGCGTGGCGCCCCATCCTCTCGCGGCTGGAGGTGTTCAAGCCGGTGCAGACCACGCTGACGCCCATGCTGCACACGGTGGTGCGCTGCGATTTGGACGCGGCGGAGTTCACGTGCACGGCCCGCGCGTTGATGGCGCCCGCCTCGCGGACCTTCTACGTGTCGCGGGACGCCGTGTACCTGTGGGTGTCTCCGGGCTTCGAGTGGTGGACGGTGGAGGGGGAGACGCGGCGCACGCCTCGTGACTCGGTGGTGTATCGGTTGCCGTTGGAGGGGGGCGAGCCCGGGGCGCTTCGTGCGCGCGGCGCGCCCATCGACCCTTTCTCGTTCCGGCAGAACGAGGACGGACACCTGGATGCGTTGCTCGTGGCGACGGGCCAGGGTGATTCGATGTGGGGGCCGGAGCTGACACGCGGCGATGGGCGCTTCGCGCTCCTGCGTGCGCCGGTGGCGGCGTTCGATACGGAGCTGCGCGGCTTGCGCGCGGAGCACTTCACGGTGCTGCCGGGGCCCGTGACGGGCTCGCTGCACAACCGCTTCGTGGGGAACCACGTGCTGTGGGGTTCGGGTGATGCGACGACCCAGGACTCGAGTCGGGGCGAGCGCGCGGTGTGGGTGACGGACGTGCGTGTGCCCTCGGACGTGCATCGGTTGGCGCTGGAGCACTCCGTGACGCGGCTGGAGCCCCTGGGGAGCACGGGCGCGCTCGTGGCGGGGCAGGACCTGTTGGGGTTGAGGTTGAGCACGCTGTCGCTCACGGAAGGTGGGCCCGTGCGCAGTGACTCACTCTCGCGCCCCGGGGCAAGTCAGGGCGAGACGCGCAGTCACGGGTTCTTCTTCAAGCCGGATGGGACCGGGGGCGGGGTCATGGGCCTGCCCGTGCGGATGCAGGGGGGCTCATGGAGTCACTTGAGATACGGCTCCGCGGAGGTGTCCTTCCTGCGGGTGGATGCGGACTTGCGACTGTCGAGCCTGGGTACGCTCGTGGCGTCCACGGAGGCTCG